A genome region from Maridesulfovibrio salexigens DSM 2638 includes the following:
- a CDS encoding cysteine synthase has product MFARDILELVGGTPLVEMRVLNPNKNVKILAKLEAMNPGGSIKDRAAGAMIRKAEKSGELTPDKIIIEATSGNTGIGLAMACAVRGYKLMLIMPETASEERKMIMRAYGAEIMLTPGHLATDGAIEQAYRFYREEPEKYLLMDQYNNEASIDAHYEGTGQEIWDQTEGKVTHVVACLGTTGTVMGITKRLKELNKDIQMIAVEPEPGHKIQGLKNMQESYPPGIYDKQKLDRVIRVQDNDAFESCRRLAKEEGVFVGMSSGAAMAGAAAIASEIEDGLVVTIFPDGGERYLSTPLFRPQVLKGPKIFDQSSGADRVLSISEAETGLFTMGPSFDNPYDPEVFRRIVLLDVLARHLEREGAKVSALVGLADLEDQTLAASRERGVDRETFSTEIATAVRKAAYLLGVRKSMRFERASESVDRTVELCRALLAHGLAYEKLRSVYFDISRDKGYGQMSNMDIDKVSLGKTVDMDDYVKENPRDFTLLKRATLQDLKLGDIIETEWGNVRPSWFMQQAVTALEGLPGVSLVLAGEIHRFPHLENLRAIWAGARVAPQAWMVAQPVLPGGPVLPCVDELLEQSGQPIAVRMWMLSSSYKKPLVCSEQSISMWVKNQQKLQDLAAGLSIHAGDSGQLSEDIDQEVFTLKSGLSQALNDNLMLHRFWPILFSFTKTINSLLGSGKLSAKEAKFCLDQLLEVDDILGILDHEAMPVPFVSLPEEAKELLEQRELARANKDFTTADGLRDKLLKLGFNVEDSSEGARVFRVR; this is encoded by the coding sequence ATGTTTGCTCGTGATATTCTTGAGCTGGTCGGCGGAACCCCCCTTGTTGAGATGCGGGTCCTCAATCCCAATAAAAATGTCAAGATTCTGGCTAAGCTGGAGGCCATGAACCCCGGCGGTTCCATTAAGGACCGTGCAGCCGGGGCCATGATTCGCAAAGCCGAGAAAAGCGGGGAATTGACCCCGGATAAAATTATTATTGAAGCTACTTCCGGTAATACCGGGATCGGGCTGGCTATGGCTTGTGCTGTTCGTGGATACAAGCTGATGCTGATCATGCCGGAGACCGCTTCCGAGGAACGCAAGATGATCATGCGTGCCTACGGAGCTGAGATTATGCTCACTCCCGGTCACCTTGCTACTGACGGTGCCATTGAACAGGCTTATCGTTTCTACCGTGAGGAGCCGGAAAAATACCTGCTCATGGATCAGTATAACAATGAGGCCTCCATTGATGCTCATTATGAAGGAACCGGGCAGGAGATCTGGGATCAGACCGAAGGTAAAGTAACTCATGTGGTTGCCTGCCTCGGTACTACCGGAACGGTGATGGGTATCACCAAAAGGCTCAAGGAGCTTAACAAGGATATCCAGATGATCGCTGTGGAGCCTGAGCCGGGGCACAAGATTCAGGGCCTCAAGAATATGCAGGAATCCTATCCTCCCGGAATCTACGATAAGCAGAAGCTGGACCGTGTTATCCGGGTACAGGATAATGATGCTTTTGAATCCTGCCGTCGTCTTGCCAAGGAAGAGGGCGTATTTGTGGGCATGAGTTCCGGTGCTGCCATGGCCGGGGCTGCTGCTATTGCCTCCGAGATTGAAGATGGACTGGTTGTAACCATTTTTCCCGATGGAGGGGAGCGTTACCTTTCCACTCCTTTATTTCGTCCACAGGTTCTGAAGGGACCGAAAATATTTGATCAAAGCAGTGGTGCTGATCGTGTTCTTTCCATTTCCGAAGCCGAAACCGGGCTTTTTACCATGGGGCCGTCATTCGACAATCCCTATGATCCAGAGGTGTTCAGGCGTATAGTGTTGCTCGATGTTCTGGCACGTCATCTGGAACGTGAAGGAGCCAAGGTTTCCGCGCTGGTAGGTTTGGCTGATCTTGAGGACCAGACCCTTGCTGCCTCCCGTGAGCGGGGTGTAGATCGCGAAACTTTCTCCACTGAGATCGCCACTGCGGTACGTAAGGCCGCTTATCTGCTGGGCGTGCGCAAATCTATGCGCTTCGAGCGTGCCTCGGAATCCGTGGATCGTACTGTTGAGCTTTGCCGTGCTTTGCTCGCGCATGGTTTGGCTTACGAGAAGCTGCGGTCCGTGTATTTTGATATCTCACGCGACAAAGGCTACGGGCAGATGTCCAACATGGACATCGATAAGGTCAGCCTTGGTAAGACCGTAGACATGGATGATTACGTTAAGGAAAATCCGCGGGATTTCACTCTGCTCAAGCGGGCAACCTTGCAGGATCTCAAACTCGGCGACATCATCGAAACCGAGTGGGGTAATGTTCGCCCCAGCTGGTTTATGCAGCAAGCAGTGACCGCTCTTGAAGGTCTGCCCGGAGTAAGTCTTGTCTTGGCCGGGGAAATCCATCGCTTTCCGCATCTGGAAAACCTGCGCGCTATCTGGGCCGGAGCCAGAGTCGCTCCACAGGCATGGATGGTGGCTCAGCCGGTACTTCCCGGCGGTCCGGTGTTGCCCTGTGTTGATGAGCTTCTGGAGCAGTCCGGTCAGCCCATAGCCGTACGTATGTGGATGCTTTCATCATCCTATAAGAAACCGCTGGTGTGCAGCGAGCAGTCCATTTCCATGTGGGTCAAGAACCAGCAGAAATTACAGGACCTTGCCGCAGGCTTGAGCATTCACGCCGGGGATTCCGGTCAGCTTTCCGAGGACATCGACCAAGAGGTCTTCACCCTCAAGTCCGGTCTTTCACAGGCCCTGAATGACAACCTCATGCTGCACCGCTTCTGGCCCATCCTGTTCAGTTTCACCAAGACCATCAACTCCCTGCTGGGTAGTGGCAAGCTTTCCGCCAAGGAAGCAAAGTTCTGCCTCGATCAATTGCTGGAAGTTGACGATATCCTAGGCATTCTCGATCACGAGGCTATGCCCGTGCCGTTCGTATCTCTGCCCGAAGAGGCCAAAGAGCTGCTCGAACAACGTGAACTTGCCCGTGCAAACAAAGACTTCACCACAGCCGACGGTCTGCGCGACAAGCTTCTTAAGCTTGGCTTCAACGTAGAAGACAGCTCCGAGGGGGCGCGGGTTTTTCGGGTTAGGTAA
- a CDS encoding motility associated factor glycosyltransferase family protein, producing the protein MSAYPFLKDNIEALATYNPPFYSWLSSQDIDEEKLKESLFKNKWDILDWKMENGSGMFESVMPNMIYKSWQAKDKPETSATIIVGCNVGYGVNQVLMNTPDTHKVIVSEPNPEMLLACLGQTDYRPFMKAGKLHFCPVDENSLMNIIKELDLQFVYGKIYLRLDIPSQQIGPEYARWSSTIHNKLESFTVEMTTLRLKQDVMVGNELDNFSRILGDGSIAPLKGAGRGMGAVILGAGPSLAKFGPELAKNPGQAVFTTSLQGLPAVHKAGIKPHFCIGIDYNASMGRVYQQLDHEWAKDIPLIYSTKLDHEVLAAYPGPTIPMWTVGGLGTFALNNHEEVFDAGSNVSITLARFLDWCGFNHVLMVGQDFAWKGQVSHASGHQNSGAKYNPAMLVELENADGEKLTSTIQYITSKREMEDDIKKLRTPFYNLYGGCAVIEGTRNVDMNEVNMEGLLSAVPGSMEHFKTAMNMTATPRDIPAFEPRSPKWTSSLNHVTKRLEKLFRKHGKNQEEIHKALHEVYFFIRQDLLYLPYLYNEILDMAGLARAKSHYVPKDLPHYKRIIKKILTKVRHMDRAMNVSGNRKAA; encoded by the coding sequence ATGTCAGCCTATCCTTTTCTTAAAGACAACATCGAAGCTCTTGCAACATACAACCCGCCCTTTTATTCCTGGCTGAGCAGTCAGGATATTGACGAAGAGAAACTGAAAGAATCTCTCTTCAAGAATAAGTGGGACATTCTCGACTGGAAAATGGAAAACGGCAGCGGCATGTTTGAATCCGTCATGCCCAACATGATCTACAAGAGCTGGCAGGCCAAAGATAAACCAGAAACCAGCGCCACCATCATTGTAGGCTGCAATGTGGGCTACGGTGTCAATCAGGTATTGATGAACACTCCCGACACCCACAAAGTCATTGTCAGCGAACCTAATCCTGAGATGCTGCTCGCCTGTCTGGGCCAGACCGACTACCGTCCTTTCATGAAGGCCGGCAAGCTCCATTTTTGCCCGGTCGATGAAAACAGCCTGATGAATATCATTAAAGAACTCGACCTTCAATTCGTATACGGCAAAATTTATTTGAGACTGGATATCCCCAGCCAGCAGATCGGACCGGAGTACGCCCGCTGGTCCTCAACCATCCACAATAAGCTGGAATCATTCACCGTTGAGATGACCACCCTGCGCCTGAAACAGGACGTAATGGTCGGCAACGAACTGGATAACTTTTCACGCATCCTTGGGGACGGCAGCATTGCTCCGCTCAAGGGAGCAGGACGCGGCATGGGCGCAGTCATTCTCGGTGCTGGTCCATCGCTGGCTAAATTCGGTCCTGAACTGGCAAAGAATCCCGGACAGGCGGTTTTCACAACCTCGCTGCAGGGTCTTCCCGCTGTACATAAGGCCGGAATCAAGCCCCACTTCTGCATCGGTATTGACTACAACGCATCTATGGGCCGTGTATACCAGCAGCTGGATCATGAATGGGCTAAAGACATTCCGCTCATCTACTCCACTAAGCTGGATCACGAAGTACTTGCCGCCTACCCCGGACCGACCATCCCCATGTGGACCGTGGGTGGACTGGGGACCTTTGCCCTGAACAACCACGAAGAAGTTTTTGATGCAGGTAGTAACGTCAGTATCACTCTGGCAAGATTCCTAGACTGGTGCGGATTCAACCATGTTCTGATGGTTGGTCAGGACTTCGCATGGAAAGGTCAGGTTTCCCACGCATCCGGCCACCAGAACTCAGGAGCCAAATATAACCCGGCAATGCTGGTGGAACTGGAAAATGCGGACGGCGAAAAGTTGACCTCCACCATCCAGTACATAACGTCCAAGCGTGAGATGGAAGACGACATCAAAAAACTGCGCACACCGTTCTACAATCTTTACGGCGGCTGTGCAGTAATCGAAGGCACCCGCAATGTGGATATGAATGAGGTAAACATGGAAGGCCTGCTCTCGGCAGTTCCGGGCAGTATGGAACATTTCAAAACAGCCATGAATATGACCGCCACTCCGCGTGACATTCCGGCATTCGAACCGCGCAGCCCGAAGTGGACCTCATCTCTGAACCACGTCACCAAGCGGCTTGAAAAACTTTTCCGCAAGCATGGTAAGAATCAGGAAGAAATCCATAAGGCGCTTCATGAAGTATATTTCTTCATCAGGCAGGACCTGCTCTACCTGCCATACCTGTACAACGAAATCCTCGATATGGCAGGGCTGGCAAGAGCAAAGTCACATTACGTGCCCAAGGACCTGCCCCATTACAAGAGGATCATCAAAAAAATCCTGACCAAGGTCCGCCACATGGACCGGGCCATGAACGTGTCCGGCAACCGCAAAGCGGCCTGA
- a CDS encoding sulfotransferase family 2 domain-containing protein produces MKFDYIYNINDIEFGSDVVIYGSGEVGQGLFAAIKKERKDIIVSCFMDSYKTSGAIGSVPVVNVADVHKYERCIIIIASIFFKEISDILVSFGCSSFYIYSQIDRSYDVYDDFNMIDKSKMSILKTIPSLNNDRVFYVFNIALDKDAQKRFFSCLGGNVILPAGSCFVTNLNNDLRGRLNEYDCAKYDAFCIIDIDGKLDKLAEIAKLITCDFGKEVSLFRRIPSSRNFSVIEGKKLLFLEICKNGLSSTEFILEQLFRKYENQCVHYKKQRNYGEISISYFDEYTKFAIVRNPYTRLASVYSHVMRVAPDEFFYPVFKKYFSPFNFDNFCRFIADCPDEFSDVHFMSQTAHLTLPEGLRDDFTLLRLENFADDMKSFFSALGEDIEIPHKNKSRPDKVDYIKDYYTPELIKLVNERYKDDFINFGYEFL; encoded by the coding sequence TTGAAATTTGATTATATTTATAATATCAATGATATTGAATTTGGTTCTGATGTTGTTATTTATGGTTCTGGTGAAGTAGGGCAAGGATTGTTCGCTGCCATTAAGAAAGAACGTAAAGATATCATAGTTAGTTGTTTTATGGATAGTTATAAAACATCTGGCGCAATAGGATCTGTTCCTGTTGTGAATGTTGCAGATGTCCATAAGTATGAAAGATGTATAATTATTATAGCGTCAATATTTTTTAAAGAAATTTCAGATATTCTTGTTTCGTTTGGGTGTTCATCCTTTTACATATATAGTCAAATAGATCGCTCCTATGATGTCTATGACGATTTCAATATGATTGATAAAAGTAAAATGAGCATTCTTAAAACTATTCCATCTCTAAATAATGACAGAGTGTTTTACGTTTTTAATATTGCCTTGGATAAGGATGCTCAAAAGCGTTTTTTCAGTTGTTTAGGCGGTAATGTAATTTTGCCCGCAGGTAGTTGTTTTGTGACTAACCTGAATAATGATTTACGTGGCAGATTGAATGAATATGATTGTGCTAAGTATGATGCGTTTTGCATAATTGATATTGATGGTAAGCTAGATAAACTTGCTGAAATAGCGAAGTTGATAACTTGTGATTTCGGTAAAGAGGTAAGTCTTTTCAGGCGTATTCCTTCGTCTAGAAATTTTTCAGTTATTGAAGGAAAAAAACTTTTATTTTTAGAAATATGCAAAAACGGTCTTTCAAGCACGGAGTTTATTCTTGAGCAGCTGTTTAGGAAGTATGAGAATCAGTGTGTTCATTATAAAAAACAAAGAAATTATGGAGAAATAAGTATTTCTTATTTTGATGAATACACTAAGTTTGCCATAGTCAGAAATCCTTATACCCGACTTGCATCAGTGTATTCTCATGTGATGCGTGTTGCTCCAGATGAATTCTTTTATCCTGTTTTCAAAAAATATTTCAGTCCGTTTAATTTTGATAATTTTTGCAGATTTATTGCCGATTGCCCGGATGAATTTTCTGATGTTCACTTCATGTCTCAGACAGCACATTTAACCCTGCCGGAAGGTCTGCGAGATGATTTCACCCTGTTAAGACTGGAGAATTTTGCGGACGATATGAAAAGTTTCTTTTCTGCGCTTGGGGAGGATATTGAAATTCCACATAAGAATAAATCCAGACCTGATAAAGTTGATTACATTAAGGATTATTACACCCCTGAGCTCATTAAGCTGGTAAATGAGCGTTATAAGGACGATTTTATTAATTTTGGGTATGAATTTCTGTGA
- a CDS encoding phosphatase PAP2 family protein, translated as MNSFIHRNQTLCHYFLGSLPLMLIFAALFFNFGSEAEVLAFFKAHSQAHPDMKSFAKIVTNWGNAALYPIYIWFLITGIKQRKTDKSKLRFALVFLAVQLAVSLIAVRFLKIAIGKPRPGEGTFFEPMSMRGAYHSMPSGHTCEIYGASLPLILRYRNLLLTLGLGIFAATVAFSRIYLNWHHPSDVFCGWMLGSVAGFAIHLFSKED; from the coding sequence TTGAATTCGTTTATTCACAGGAATCAGACCCTCTGCCATTACTTTCTGGGCTCCCTGCCCCTGATGCTGATATTCGCGGCCCTTTTTTTCAACTTCGGCAGCGAAGCGGAAGTACTGGCCTTTTTCAAGGCCCATTCGCAGGCACACCCGGACATGAAATCCTTTGCCAAGATCGTGACCAACTGGGGCAACGCAGCCCTTTACCCGATTTACATCTGGTTTCTGATCACGGGTATCAAGCAGCGTAAGACTGATAAATCAAAGTTGCGTTTTGCTCTTGTTTTTCTTGCTGTGCAGCTGGCTGTCAGCCTGATCGCAGTACGCTTTCTGAAAATTGCCATAGGCAAACCCCGTCCGGGCGAAGGTACGTTTTTCGAACCTATGTCCATGAGGGGCGCCTATCATTCCATGCCTTCGGGCCATACATGTGAAATTTACGGGGCAAGCCTGCCCTTGATTCTACGCTATCGTAACCTGCTGCTGACCTTGGGACTGGGCATTTTTGCCGCAACCGTGGCCTTCAGCCGAATTTACCTGAACTGGCACCACCCCAGCGATGTTTTCTGCGGCTGGATGCTGGGATCAGTAGCCGGATTCGCCATTCACCTTTTTTCCAAAGAGGACTAG
- a CDS encoding ArnT family glycosyltransferase has protein sequence MRYEKRPFIWDIMEANPWLSVLFIIFLQSIFTMDYRSLWFSDEVRYADVYTQMKDAGHWLVMYLNGVAYPDKPPVYFWFLSLIDTLTPADGISVFFLGSALSAAFFLLSTVALARTLGCGRKTALATGLVLLSNIFFIGIAHYSRMDLLFGSFILWANICLYKGFQNRDSGRYFLWAFGFMGIATLTKGPLGLIFPLLTAACFLIWKGKTKLLRDKSLLKGLGILLAILLAWVVGALIVDGTSFIHNIFYKQIYQRAVSSFHHEEPFQYYLIAFPLAWLPWTLAIFAAPLKQIFSIDHWVKVTSQRKSTQNEGRDWAWIMFISGFVLLTCLSIKVLIYILPLFAPLAMLTARGLLGEDGQEPVLDSKKLWIAIAGFYLLLAVAAPFAEVLIPFDITLHGLSFTVLIMGLAGLSLLKFKDSGAYKGLLVMTAAMLLWLQPLALLTLPSLDPLMSPRQTGEMMKEYVAEGSYPMAHKIYSGIFTYYAGTNIHETSDLKEIAKVLEEKDNVILIMQKKYYDRWEDKPEGITVVNEQFISDRPYMLIKK, from the coding sequence ATGCGCTATGAGAAAAGACCGTTCATCTGGGACATCATGGAAGCCAACCCGTGGCTCAGTGTCCTGTTCATAATCTTTCTGCAATCCATATTCACAATGGATTACCGCTCACTGTGGTTTTCCGATGAAGTCCGCTACGCTGATGTCTACACCCAGATGAAGGATGCCGGGCACTGGCTGGTTATGTACTTAAACGGCGTTGCCTACCCGGACAAACCGCCGGTATACTTCTGGTTTCTGTCCCTGATCGATACGCTGACCCCGGCAGACGGCATCAGTGTATTTTTCCTCGGTTCAGCACTTTCCGCTGCATTTTTCCTGCTTTCCACTGTGGCCCTTGCCCGTACCCTTGGTTGCGGACGCAAGACAGCCCTTGCTACCGGACTAGTGCTGCTGAGCAATATTTTCTTCATCGGCATAGCCCATTATTCACGCATGGACCTGCTCTTCGGCAGTTTCATTCTCTGGGCTAACATCTGTCTGTATAAAGGATTCCAGAACCGGGATTCCGGGAGATACTTCCTCTGGGCGTTCGGTTTCATGGGAATCGCAACCCTGACCAAAGGTCCTCTGGGACTTATCTTTCCCCTGCTCACTGCGGCCTGCTTCCTGATCTGGAAAGGCAAAACAAAACTGCTGCGCGATAAAAGCCTGCTTAAAGGGCTTGGTATCCTGCTAGCAATTCTTCTGGCATGGGTTGTAGGTGCGCTCATTGTGGACGGAACATCTTTCATCCACAATATCTTCTACAAACAAATCTACCAGCGAGCTGTAAGCTCCTTCCACCATGAAGAGCCTTTCCAGTATTACCTGATAGCATTCCCTCTGGCATGGCTGCCGTGGACACTGGCAATATTCGCTGCACCTTTGAAACAGATCTTCTCCATTGACCACTGGGTAAAAGTAACTTCCCAACGCAAAAGCACTCAGAACGAAGGTCGTGACTGGGCTTGGATTATGTTCATCAGCGGCTTTGTGTTGCTTACCTGTTTAAGCATCAAGGTTCTGATTTACATCCTGCCCCTTTTCGCCCCGCTCGCCATGCTGACCGCACGGGGACTTCTCGGCGAAGACGGACAGGAACCGGTTCTCGATTCCAAGAAACTCTGGATTGCCATTGCCGGATTCTATCTGCTGCTCGCTGTGGCTGCGCCTTTTGCAGAAGTGCTGATTCCCTTTGATATTACCCTGCACGGCCTCTCTTTCACTGTCCTGATCATGGGACTTGCCGGACTGTCCCTGCTCAAATTCAAAGACTCAGGCGCGTATAAAGGTTTGCTGGTCATGACTGCCGCCATGCTTCTCTGGCTCCAGCCGCTGGCCCTGCTTACCCTGCCCTCACTTGATCCGCTCATGAGTCCACGCCAGACCGGTGAGATGATGAAAGAGTACGTTGCCGAAGGCAGCTATCCTATGGCTCACAAAATATACTCCGGTATTTTCACATACTACGCCGGCACCAACATCCACGAAACCAGCGACCTTAAAGAGATTGCAAAGGTTCTCGAAGAAAAAGACAATGTGATCCTGATCATGCAGAAAAAATACTATGACCGCTGGGAAGACAAGCCTGAAGGAATCACTGTAGTTAATGAGCAATTCATCTCCGACCGGCCTTACATGCTGATCAAAAAATAA
- a CDS encoding response regulator gives MGRSKNILFIDNDKDQLRKLDKQLSALKKRWQVDYASNKDETMAQLRTRPYDIIAMELHVDGFEGEELLDEIKYRQPGSIRFIISESVDSENYIRFVKYAHQFITKPYLQSELIGKIKKSLRLKHVFLNERASKGIASIEELPSMPELFLKLERELNKEDVIISNIGKMIAEDMSMTAGLLKLVNSPFFGLYSKVTKPEQAVTLLGLDNLKGLVLGIHLFNSTKGAKIDFSIEELGKHCQYTALMARAIIKAEGGSNEQAEHTFLAGFLHDIGKLVLATSYPDEYRTILSIVRETNTPVPEAEKDILGFTHAEVGAYLLAIWGFDEDVVEAIYCHHSPQRLGSVDLSPAVAIHVANSFDHELRVKNSEYAPHLLSADWLEQNEFGSKLPEWLQICAETMEEEARAI, from the coding sequence ATGGGCCGCTCTAAAAACATACTTTTCATCGATAACGATAAAGATCAGCTGCGAAAACTTGATAAACAGTTAAGTGCTTTGAAAAAACGCTGGCAGGTTGACTACGCTTCAAACAAAGATGAAACCATGGCCCAGCTCAGAACACGGCCTTATGATATCATTGCCATGGAACTTCATGTAGACGGTTTCGAAGGGGAAGAACTTCTTGATGAAATCAAATACCGCCAGCCCGGAAGCATTAGATTCATCATTTCCGAATCAGTAGACTCGGAAAACTACATTAGATTTGTCAAATACGCCCACCAGTTCATAACCAAACCTTATCTTCAGTCAGAATTAATTGGAAAAATCAAAAAAAGCCTGCGCCTGAAGCATGTATTTCTTAACGAACGAGCTTCAAAAGGAATTGCCTCCATTGAAGAACTTCCATCCATGCCGGAACTCTTTTTAAAGCTTGAAAGAGAACTGAATAAAGAGGATGTGATTATCAGCAATATCGGCAAGATGATAGCTGAAGACATGAGCATGACTGCTGGACTGTTAAAGCTGGTCAATTCACCATTTTTCGGTCTCTATTCCAAAGTAACCAAACCAGAACAGGCCGTTACCCTGTTGGGTCTTGATAACCTCAAAGGACTTGTGCTCGGCATTCATCTGTTCAACTCTACTAAGGGCGCCAAAATTGACTTTTCCATAGAGGAACTTGGCAAACACTGCCAATACACAGCCCTTATGGCCCGGGCCATAATCAAGGCTGAAGGCGGCAGCAATGAACAGGCAGAGCACACCTTCCTAGCCGGATTCCTGCACGATATAGGCAAGCTGGTCCTTGCCACATCATACCCGGATGAATACAGAACAATCCTGAGCATAGTGCGTGAAACAAATACCCCGGTTCCCGAAGCGGAGAAGGATATCCTGGGATTCACACACGCAGAAGTAGGAGCCTACCTGCTCGCTATCTGGGGATTTGACGAAGACGTAGTTGAAGCAATCTATTGCCACCACAGTCCGCAAAGGCTCGGCAGCGTAGACTTGAGCCCGGCTGTCGCAATCCATGTCGCTAATTCATTTGACCATGAATTGCGGGTCAAAAACAGCGAATACGCTCCACACCTGCTTTCTGCTGATTGGCTTGAACAAAATGAGTTCGGCTCGAAGCTTCCTGAATGGCTGCAAATATGTGCCGAAACAATGGAAGAAGAAGCAAGAGCAATATAG
- a CDS encoding NAD+ synthase, with product MKIALLQLNLTVGDLEGNVELILDGVRKAAKRGARLCLTSELALTGYPPRDLLLNADFVCRCREAVSEISRRMPEGMALLAGGVDLNHEGIGNPLRNAAWLIEHGAVPKVFYKWLLPTYDVFDEQRYFEPAENINFFEFDGLKIGVTICEDVWNDRENNNGRRYGSNPIPQIMDMNPDVLVNLSASPFSIGKQRTREKLLGDIASKYKVPVFYANQVGGNDDLVFDGRSCAFNTDGDLVARGHGFVEDVVIVESDCSAGRIEEDDFCEEAEAWQAMVLGLRDYLGKTGFSKVVLGLSGGIDSALTAAVAAEALGAENVTGVLMPSPYSSKGSVDDSLDLVKNIGINCTTIPIDKLMGQFEEALAPTFEGLPANVTEENIQSRIRGNLVMAISNKMGALLVTTGNKSELAVGYCTIYGDMAGGLAVISDLYKTLVFRVCRWLNEQGRGEIIPVAIIEKPPSAELRPGQKDEDSLPPYDVLDRIIELRVEGHKAESEIIAETGFDVETVQHVLRLIRISEFKRKQAAPGLKITSRAFGTGWRMPIACRFTG from the coding sequence ATGAAAATAGCCCTGTTGCAGCTCAACCTGACAGTTGGCGATCTTGAAGGAAACGTAGAACTCATCCTTGATGGAGTTAGAAAGGCCGCTAAGCGCGGTGCAAGGCTTTGCCTTACTTCTGAACTTGCCCTGACCGGCTATCCTCCGCGGGATCTGCTGCTCAATGCGGATTTTGTCTGCCGTTGCCGTGAAGCTGTTTCTGAGATTTCAAGGCGTATGCCAGAGGGTATGGCTCTGCTGGCCGGGGGAGTGGACCTTAACCATGAAGGTATCGGTAATCCTTTGCGTAACGCCGCATGGCTGATCGAGCATGGAGCTGTTCCAAAAGTCTTTTATAAATGGTTGCTGCCTACCTATGATGTATTTGACGAGCAGCGCTATTTTGAACCTGCTGAAAATATAAATTTCTTTGAGTTTGACGGTTTGAAAATCGGGGTGACCATCTGCGAAGATGTTTGGAATGACCGCGAAAATAACAATGGAAGACGTTACGGAAGTAACCCAATTCCGCAGATTATGGATATGAATCCAGATGTTCTGGTCAACCTTTCCGCTTCTCCCTTCAGTATCGGCAAACAGCGGACTCGTGAGAAGCTTCTCGGTGATATCGCTTCCAAATACAAGGTCCCGGTTTTTTATGCCAACCAGGTTGGCGGTAATGATGATCTGGTCTTTGATGGGCGTAGTTGTGCTTTCAATACAGACGGTGATCTGGTTGCCCGTGGACACGGTTTCGTGGAAGACGTGGTTATTGTTGAATCTGACTGTTCTGCCGGACGCATTGAGGAAGACGATTTTTGCGAAGAGGCCGAGGCATGGCAGGCCATGGTTCTCGGACTGCGTGACTATCTCGGCAAGACCGGCTTCAGTAAAGTAGTGCTTGGTCTTTCCGGGGGTATTGATTCTGCTCTGACTGCTGCTGTTGCTGCTGAGGCCCTCGGTGCCGAAAATGTTACCGGAGTACTTATGCCGTCCCCGTATTCCAGCAAGGGCAGCGTTGATGATTCTTTGGATCTGGTGAAGAATATCGGCATCAACTGCACAACCATCCCCATCGATAAGCTCATGGGGCAATTTGAGGAAGCCCTTGCACCGACTTTTGAAGGATTGCCCGCCAACGTTACTGAAGAGAATATTCAGTCACGTATCCGCGGAAATCTTGTCATGGCGATTTCAAACAAGATGGGCGCGTTGCTGGTCACCACCGGAAACAAGAGTGAACTGGCTGTTGGTTATTGTACAATCTACGGCGACATGGCCGGAGGTCTGGCTGTAATCTCCGACCTGTACAAGACTCTTGTCTTTCGGGTCTGTCGCTGGCTGAATGAGCAGGGCAGGGGCGAGATCATCCCTGTGGCGATTATTGAGAAACCGCCGTCCGCAGAGTTGCGTCCGGGGCAGAAGGATGAAGATTCATTGCCTCCGTATGATGTGCTGGACCGGATCATCGAATTGCGGGTGGAAGGCCATAAGGCTGAGAGTGAAATTATTGCTGAAACCGGATTTGATGTTGAGACTGTGCAGCATGTATTGCGCTTGATCAGAATTTCAGAGTTTAAGCGTAAGCAGGCAGCTCCGGGGCTTAAAATTACTTCAAGGGCCTTTGGTACTGGATGGCGTATGCCCATAGCATGCAGATTTACCGGATAG